In Bradyrhizobium paxllaeri, the genomic stretch TGAGCTGGCTGTGGATTCACGCCCGCGACCAGCGCGCCGCGCGGCTGATCACGCAGGGGTCGAGCAAGGTCACCGGATAGGTTTACGGCGCGCAGGCAAAACTGGCGGCGCTATTCGTCGGCCCCGATTTGTAGTGCGGCCATGCCGGCCATTGGCACAATGGCAGCGCGCGCGTCGTCTCGAACGCCGGCGCCTCCACCTTTTGCTCGATCACTTGGAGATCGCCGGGCGCCTTGCCGTTCTCGACCCAGTCAACCAGCACGGCCAGCATGTCGACATTGGCGGGCGCGCCCGAGCCGACATGATCGACGCCGGGCGCGGTGTAGAGCCGGACGAATTCCGCCGTCTTCTCCTTGCCCAAGGTGCGCTGCACATTTTCAAAGTAGCGGATGCCTGCATAGGGGCTCTGGGCGTAGTCGGCCATGTTTTCGAGGATCACCAGCCTGCCGCCGCGCGCGGCAAAGCGGCTGAGGTCAGGATTGGTCGAATCCATCAGGCGCGACACATACAGCAGGCGCTCCTTGTGCTCCGCGGGCTTGTAGGTCGTGACGTCCAGCTTCGGATCGCGCGCGAAGACATATTGGATGCCGCCCGCGCCATAGATCCAGGCGATCCCGTTGGTGGGCGCCGGTGGCTGCGCCGGGGCCGCCTTGCCGAGCCACCAGGAGACCCAGCCGCCGGTCGGACCGAAGGCCGGGATGTTTTCGCCGGAGACACCCCAGCCCGGATAATCGTCAAGGCCGTTCTCCAGCGCAAACGGGAACTTGTAGGTCGAATGCAGCGTCTTGATCGCCGCGATCTGCGGATCGCTGAGGCACTGGTCGCCGCTCTGCCCCGCCGCGCAGCGCAGCGTTTCAGGTTGGAATTTCGCCTTGCAGCCGACCGGGTCCAGCACCAGCGAATCCTCGGCGCCGTCGGCCTTGTCGCAAGCGGCAAGCACCGCCTTTGCCACCAGTTCGACCTGCGCCGGGCGGATCCAGCCTTCGCCCATGGTGGCGAGGCCCCCACGCGTCCCCGCATGCTGCAACCCGACCCAGTTGATGACGGGTACGCGGGCAAAGATGCCGTCGAAATCCTCAGGGTAACGCTGCGCCATCGTCAGCGCCTCGCGGCCGCCTTCCGACGATCCCATGAAATAAAGTTTGGACGGCGGGTTGCCATAGGCGCGCACCATCAGGGCAACGGCGGCATCCCGCACGCGCTTGTAGGAGCGATGCGCGAAATTCTCGAACGCCTCGTCGTTGAGCGCGAACAATTGCGGCGGCTCGCCCGGCTTGGTCTCATGGCCGGAATCCGTGCCATAGGTGACGAAGCCGCGCGCCAGCGGCGACGGTGCGCCGAAC encodes the following:
- a CDS encoding tannase/feruloyl esterase family alpha/beta hydrolase, coding for MVGDPAATCGDLIKPTDNVVRIDSASIVAPTPLAVAERGPTPAARVTPANPEFCKVLGQIAPADPNAPPIKFQVNLPIEWNGRSLQYGGGGFNGVLITGLALPPAFPFGAPSPLARGFVTYGTDSGHETKPGEPPQLFALNDEAFENFAHRSYKRVRDAAVALMVRAYGNPPSKLYFMGSSEGGREALTMAQRYPEDFDGIFARVPVINWVGLQHAGTRGGLATMGEGWIRPAQVELVAKAVLAACDKADGAEDSLVLDPVGCKAKFQPETLRCAAGQSGDQCLSDPQIAAIKTLHSTYKFPFALENGLDDYPGWGVSGENIPAFGPTGGWVSWWLGKAAPAQPPAPTNGIAWIYGAGGIQYVFARDPKLDVTTYKPAEHKERLLYVSRLMDSTNPDLSRFAARGGRLVILENMADYAQSPYAGIRYFENVQRTLGKEKTAEFVRLYTAPGVDHVGSGAPANVDMLAVLVDWVENGKAPGDLQVIEQKVEAPAFETTRALPLCQWPAWPHYKSGPTNSAASFACAP